A single genomic interval of Mauremys reevesii isolate NIE-2019 linkage group 24, ASM1616193v1, whole genome shotgun sequence harbors:
- the SLC25A44 gene encoding solute carrier family 25 member 44, translating to MEDKRNIPIIEWEHLDKKKFYVFGVCMTMMIRVSVYPFTLIRTRLQVQKGKSLYNGTFDAFVKILRAEGAAGLYRGFLVNTFTLISGQCYVTTYELTRKYVSKYNNSNVVKSLVAGGSASLVAQSITVPIDVISQHLMMQREGESMGRFKVRYQDCKRNVVFGQTKDILVQIFNADGLRGFYRGYVASLLTYIPNSAVWWPFYHFYAEQLSGLTPKDCPHLLLQAISGPLAAATASTLTNPMDVIRARVQVEGKSSIILTFKQLMAEEGPWGLTKGLSARIISATPSTIVIVVGYETLKKLSLRPELVDSRHW from the exons ATGGAGGACAAACGCAACATCCCGATCATCGAGTGGGAGCATCTGGACAAGAAGAAGTTCTATGTCTTCGGTGTCTGCATGACCATGATGATCCGGGTGAGCGTTTACCCCTTTACGCTCATCCGAACACGGCTGCAGGTCCAGAAGGGCAAGAGCCTCTACAACGGGACCTTCGATGCCTTTGTGAAGATATTACGGGCGGAAGGGGCAGCTGGGCTGTACCGGGGCTTCTTGGTCAACACCTTCACCCTGATTTCAGGCCAGTGCTACGTGACCACCTACGAGCTCACCCGCAAGTACGTCTCCAAGTACAACAACAGCAACGTCGTCAAGTCGCTGGTGGCCGGCGGCTCAGCCTCCCTGGTGGCGCAGAGCATCACAGTGCCCATAGATGTCATTTCCCAGCACCTCATGATGCAGCGCGAGGGTGAGAGCATGGGCAGGTTCAAAGTGCGGTACCAAGACTGCAAACGTAACGTGGTTTTCGGCCAGACCAAGGACATCCTTGTACAGATCTTCAACGCTGACGGACTGAGAGGCTTCTACAGGGGCTACGTGGCCTCCCTGCTCACCTATATTCCCAACAGTGCGGTATGGTGGCCTTTCTACCACTTCTATGCAG AACAGCTCTCTGGCCTGACACCTAAAGACTGTCCACACCTCCTCCTCCAAGCTATATCTGGGCCACTAGCAGCTGCAACAGCTTCCACTCTGACCAACCCCATGGACGTCATCAGGGCTCGCGTGCAG GTGGAAGGCAAGAGCTCCATCATTCTTACTTTCAAGCAACTAATGGCAGAGGAAGGCCCATGGGGCCTCACTAAAGGCCTCTCCGCCCGTATCATATCGGCCACCCCTTCCACCATCGTCATAGTGGTGGGGTATGAAACGCTTAAGAAGTTGAGCCTCCGCCCAGAGCTTGTGGACTCTAGACACTGGTAG
- the PMF1 gene encoding polyamine-modulated factor 1, whose amino-acid sequence MAAAGGEGQARAEGEGATGGFSSLPAQEEEPGRGQLFNTVVDAFLEKLVAAGSYQRFANCYHRFYKLQPEMTRSIYDQFISQLQTSIQEEIHEIKKEGNLKELFASMDRIVEEAKNREEPAWRPSGIPEEDIHSAMVPYLLKHQTYLRRALKEKEEENRKLAESVLAGRERISEMQQQIQNRKQAWQAISKEQRELIMTFQEPE is encoded by the exons ATGGCGGCGGCGGGAGGTGAGGGCCAGGCGCGGGCGGAGGGCGAGGGGGCTACTGGTGGCTTCTCTTCCCTGCCAGCCCAGGAGGAAGAGCCGGGCCGCGGGCAGCTCTTCAACACCGTGGTGGACGCTTTCCTGGAGAAACTGGTGGCCGCCGGCAG TTACCAGAGGTTTGCAAACTGCTACCATCGCTTCTATAAACTCCAGCCTGAAATGACCAGAAGTATTTATGATCAGTTTATATCCCAACTGCAAACTTCCATTCAG GAGGAGATTCATGAGATCAAGAAGGAAGGGAATCTTAAGGAGCTCTTTGCCTCGATGGATAGAATTGTGGAGGAAGCAAAGAATCGGGAGGAGCCCGCATG GCGTCCCAGTGGGATCCCGGAAGAAGATATTCATAGCGCCATGGTGCCGTACCTCCTGAAGCATCAGACGTACCTGCGTAGAGCCCTGAAAGAAAAGGAAGAGGAGAACAGGAAGCTGGCAGAGTCGGTCTTGGCTGGACGGGAGAGAATCTCAGAGATGCAGCAGCAGATACAAAATCGCAAGCAAGCATGGCAG GCAATTAGTAAAGAACAGAGAGAACTAATCATGACGTTCCAGGAGCCTGAATGA